From Neobacillus sp. PS2-9, the proteins below share one genomic window:
- a CDS encoding Rieske 2Fe-2S domain-containing protein — protein sequence MTDKNNKIPFEEDNYTHNINRNNERKLDRRGFMKTLVGAAGVFAVSSLPWGVLAAKELNGLGDKKYPKQKIVDVKALPIGDAVDFAFPGEHDSAILIRLSEKKYVAYQNACTHLRCPVFWKKDEGEMLCPCHHGKFDVETGAPIAGPPRRPLPEIYVKEENGAVYAVGVKRYEA from the coding sequence ATGACAGATAAGAATAATAAAATCCCGTTCGAAGAAGATAACTATACTCATAATATAAACCGCAATAACGAAAGAAAATTAGACCGTCGTGGATTTATGAAAACATTGGTTGGAGCTGCAGGAGTATTTGCCGTTTCCTCTCTTCCATGGGGAGTGTTAGCAGCAAAAGAACTGAATGGGCTGGGAGACAAAAAATATCCAAAGCAGAAAATTGTTGATGTAAAGGCATTACCAATTGGAGATGCGGTTGACTTTGCATTCCCAGGTGAACATGACAGCGCGATTTTAATCAGACTGTCTGAAAAAAAATACGTTGCCTACCAAAATGCCTGTACACATCTACGTTGTCCTGTGTTTTGGAAAAAGGATGAAGGCGAAATGCTATGCCCGTGCCACCATGGTAAATTTGACGTAGAAACGGGTGCACCAATTGCCGGTCCGCCTAGACGTCCACTTCCTGAAATTTATGTAAAAGAAGAAAACGGTGCCGTTTATGCCGTGGGGGTGAAGCGTTATGAAGCGTAG
- a CDS encoding 4Fe-4S dicluster domain-containing protein: MKKRLYLELENCIGCRSCLAACTQCGGHEERNRNYVYDVNPLVNRQTMPLMCLHCVNPACARSCPAQAIQIHETGAVLSALVEKCIGCQNCTIACPYGIPKFDTEQNLMYKCDLCIDRTKDGIPPMCASVCPSNTLQWLTDEEIEAKQKQFNLDNGKWVTSMPYLEGETNVKVNLPGILQGVTKLF, translated from the coding sequence ATGAAAAAGAGGCTATATTTAGAACTTGAAAACTGTATAGGATGCCGCTCCTGTTTGGCGGCTTGTACACAGTGCGGAGGACATGAGGAACGTAACCGTAACTATGTTTACGATGTGAACCCGCTTGTTAACCGTCAAACGATGCCTCTTATGTGCCTTCACTGTGTGAATCCAGCATGTGCAAGAAGCTGCCCGGCACAAGCCATTCAAATTCACGAAACAGGTGCCGTACTATCGGCTCTTGTGGAAAAATGTATTGGCTGTCAAAACTGTACAATTGCCTGCCCATACGGTATACCGAAGTTTGATACCGAGCAGAATTTAATGTATAAGTGCGATCTATGTATTGACCGTACAAAGGATGGCATCCCGCCAATGTGTGCGAGTGTGTGTCCATCTAATACTCTTCAATGGTTAACCGATGAAGAAATTGAAGCAAAACAAAAGCAGTTTAATTTGGATAATGGTAAGTGGGTAACAAGCATGCCTTATTTAGAAGGCGAAACAAACGTAAAAGTGAATCTTCCTGGTATATTACAGGGCGTCACTAAATTGTTTTAG